The following coding sequences are from one Shewanella violacea DSS12 window:
- a CDS encoding arylesterase encodes MLTLLTLTYLFVSTQVLAAPILILGDSLSASYGIDEDKGWVNLLRAKLPKHEIINASVSGDTSAGGLRRLPSLLESGKPKLVLIELGGNDGLRGFTPQQLKENLTKIIILSKQTQAQVLLSEVMVPPNYGPRYARMFADVYNQLAEEHEITLMPFFMKDIAIYPELMQRDGIHPNAQAQMQIADFVLPWVTKILE; translated from the coding sequence TTGCTGACTCTGCTGACCTTAACCTACCTGTTCGTAAGCACTCAAGTATTAGCCGCTCCTATATTAATCCTAGGAGATAGCTTAAGTGCAAGCTATGGTATCGATGAAGATAAAGGTTGGGTCAACTTGTTAAGAGCTAAACTACCAAAACATGAGATCATAAACGCCTCTGTAAGCGGTGACACCTCGGCGGGAGGATTGCGTAGACTCCCCAGCCTGCTTGAATCTGGTAAGCCTAAGTTGGTCTTGATCGAATTGGGTGGCAATGACGGATTACGCGGATTTACTCCTCAACAACTGAAAGAAAATCTTACAAAAATAATCATATTATCTAAACAAACCCAGGCTCAAGTGCTCTTGAGTGAAGTCATGGTCCCGCCAAACTATGGCCCTAGATATGCGCGTATGTTTGCCGATGTTTATAATCAGCTGGCTGAGGAACATGAAATAACCCTTATGCCCTTCTTTATGAAAGATATCGCTATCTATCCCGAATTGATGCAAAGAGACGGAATTCATCCCAATGCTCAAGCGCAGATGCAGATAGCCGACTTCGTGCTACCTTGGGTGACTAAAATTTTAGAATAA
- a CDS encoding ABC transporter ATP-binding protein: MSDISAITVKNLVKSVATQEGELTILNGINMDVKHGESIAILGPSGSGKSTLLGLLAALDSPSSGEIILDGVAIQHLDEEKKAAMRKQKVSFIFQSFMLVDTLNALENVMLPAELAGIPKAKDKAKAMLERVGLSHRLNHFPNQLSGGEQQRVAIARAFICEPKVLFADEPTGNLDAANSKKVADMLFELNRECETTLVLVTHDLVLAKRCERQLLMDSGELTEARNKLSDATKPAVVIIESELTKAEAS; this comes from the coding sequence ATGTCAGATATCAGTGCTATCACAGTAAAGAATCTCGTTAAGTCAGTGGCTACCCAAGAGGGAGAGCTTACTATCCTCAACGGCATCAATATGGATGTCAAGCATGGAGAGAGTATCGCCATTCTTGGGCCATCAGGGTCGGGGAAGTCGACCTTGCTGGGCTTACTTGCGGCCTTAGACTCTCCAAGTTCCGGTGAGATCATTTTAGACGGTGTTGCCATACAGCATTTAGATGAAGAGAAGAAGGCGGCAATGCGCAAGCAGAAGGTCAGTTTTATTTTTCAGTCATTCATGTTGGTCGATACACTCAATGCCCTGGAAAATGTCATGTTACCCGCCGAGTTGGCCGGAATACCTAAGGCTAAAGATAAGGCTAAGGCCATGTTGGAGAGGGTGGGGCTGAGTCATAGGTTGAATCACTTTCCTAATCAACTTTCTGGTGGTGAGCAGCAACGCGTCGCCATCGCCAGGGCATTTATCTGTGAGCCCAAGGTGTTATTTGCCGATGAGCCCACAGGAAACCTGGATGCGGCTAATAGTAAGAAGGTGGCGGACATGTTGTTTGAGCTTAACCGTGAGTGCGAAACGACTCTGGTGTTAGTGACTCACGACCTAGTATTGGCTAAACGATGTGAGCGTCAGTTACTGATGGACTCGGGTGAACTGACAGAGGCTAGGAATAAGCTGTCAGATGCCACAAAACCTGCGGTAGTCATAATAGAGAGTGAGCTAACGAAGGCGGAGGCGAGTTAA
- a CDS encoding ABC transporter permease, with the protein MEISLAWRLFKRELLQGQLVLIVLAITLAVLSVTGLARVSERLQLAINGQASKFIAADRIINSPTKLDESIINKADDIGLERVSSLQFNSMVFAEDKFQLVTVRAVEQGYPLKGKIELNSNSKKPLPGLGEIWFETRLGGLLGYPKSLELGNAQFTLSEEIARLPDAGFNPFASSPVVLMRMADVAGTGVIQPGSRVTYLAQFTGSETQLKQFEAFAKPLLNNSQRWIDVQTGDSPIADAVKRAERFLLLASLLGIALACAAIGIAAQRYCQRHYDVVAMLKTFGASGKQIRTLFGMHLLLVTLLGVVLGLVGGFVLDMAITSFLPPDIAAYSPPFSRPILLGLATGFISAFMFSAYPLMRLLSIPPLRVLQRQLEGLQLGMWLHLLLSLTAMALLGYLYSGSLVLTLTVVAGVLLLGLLLSVLGFFMIRMGHGVGMKTTNPLQLALAGLRRRAKQNAIQLVGFSSALVLLLTIFALRQDLLNEWQKQLPQNAPNYFLVNIAPDEVSPLETYLATNTVKTTDIYPVIRGRLTAVNGEKFLTSDQVEAGVEGRQGISRELNLTWRDTVPPNNEILAGEFNVNPDEVSVESGIAERLDLKIGDSLTYIIDNQTLIVKVGSIRAVHWETMQPNFFMIFTQESLGAFSYTSMASFYLDDNKSKVILDIIKQFPTVSIIDVGTMIKQLRQIIDQVSLSLTLVLVLVVLASSLVMIAQTEAGMASRQRELAVLRTFGASGWLLRMATGLEFALLGTLAGLLAVIVAEFILYLLKTQVFELNVYMHWPWWGLAPLCGAVTVALLGVWRCRQLLKKSCSELLKAG; encoded by the coding sequence ATGGAGATAAGTCTGGCGTGGCGTTTGTTTAAACGAGAACTCTTGCAGGGGCAACTAGTGCTCATCGTCTTGGCTATCACTCTTGCAGTATTATCTGTGACAGGATTAGCGCGAGTCAGTGAGCGATTACAGTTAGCCATCAATGGCCAAGCATCAAAATTTATTGCTGCCGATAGGATCATTAACTCACCGACTAAACTTGATGAGTCGATTATCAATAAAGCCGATGACATAGGATTGGAGCGAGTTTCCAGCTTACAGTTTAATTCTATGGTCTTTGCGGAGGATAAATTTCAATTAGTCACTGTCCGCGCCGTGGAGCAAGGATACCCTCTCAAGGGCAAGATTGAGCTTAACTCAAATAGCAAAAAGCCCCTACCTGGATTGGGAGAGATCTGGTTTGAAACTCGTTTAGGTGGCTTGTTGGGGTACCCAAAATCCTTAGAGCTAGGTAATGCTCAGTTTACCTTGAGTGAGGAGATCGCACGCTTACCCGATGCCGGTTTTAACCCATTTGCGTCCTCGCCCGTGGTCTTGATGCGCATGGCGGACGTGGCAGGAACAGGTGTGATCCAGCCAGGAAGTCGGGTGACCTACCTGGCGCAGTTTACCGGCAGTGAGACGCAACTGAAACAGTTTGAAGCCTTTGCCAAACCTCTTCTCAACAACAGTCAGCGCTGGATCGATGTGCAAACTGGTGACTCACCCATTGCCGATGCGGTTAAACGGGCGGAACGCTTCCTCTTGCTAGCCAGCCTATTGGGTATTGCCTTGGCCTGTGCGGCAATCGGCATAGCCGCACAGAGATATTGCCAACGTCATTATGATGTTGTTGCCATGCTTAAGACGTTCGGAGCTTCGGGTAAACAGATCCGTACCTTGTTTGGTATGCACTTGTTACTGGTGACCTTGCTCGGGGTTGTACTGGGATTAGTCGGTGGTTTTGTCTTAGATATGGCCATCACCTCTTTCCTTCCGCCTGATATCGCCGCCTATTCTCCGCCTTTCTCCAGACCGATATTACTGGGTCTAGCAACGGGTTTTATCAGCGCCTTCATGTTCTCAGCTTACCCCTTGATGAGGTTATTATCTATTCCGCCCCTGCGGGTTCTGCAGCGTCAATTAGAGGGATTGCAACTGGGAATGTGGCTTCACTTATTATTGAGTCTGACGGCCATGGCGCTGCTTGGCTACCTCTACTCTGGCAGCTTGGTATTGACCCTGACGGTTGTCGCCGGTGTACTCTTACTGGGCTTACTTTTGAGTGTGCTAGGTTTTTTCATGATCCGTATGGGTCATGGCGTGGGCATGAAAACCACAAATCCATTGCAGTTAGCCCTGGCGGGTTTGAGACGTAGGGCTAAACAAAATGCCATACAGCTGGTGGGTTTCAGTAGCGCCCTAGTGTTATTGTTGACCATCTTCGCCCTGAGGCAAGACTTGCTCAATGAATGGCAGAAGCAGCTGCCACAAAATGCGCCCAATTATTTTTTAGTCAACATAGCTCCCGATGAGGTCAGCCCCTTAGAGACGTACCTGGCAACCAATACGGTTAAAACCACAGATATCTACCCTGTGATCAGAGGCCGCTTAACGGCGGTGAATGGTGAGAAGTTCCTCACATCTGATCAGGTTGAGGCTGGCGTCGAGGGCAGGCAAGGGATTTCACGTGAACTAAACCTCACTTGGCGAGACACAGTACCGCCAAATAACGAGATATTAGCAGGGGAATTTAATGTTAACCCTGACGAGGTGTCGGTTGAGTCGGGTATTGCGGAGCGCTTGGATCTTAAGATTGGCGATAGTCTGACCTATATCATCGATAACCAGACCTTAATCGTCAAGGTTGGCAGTATTCGCGCCGTGCATTGGGAGACCATGCAGCCAAATTTCTTCATGATTTTCACTCAGGAGTCGCTGGGGGCATTTTCCTATACATCTATGGCGAGTTTTTATCTCGATGATAACAAGTCCAAGGTCATTCTGGACATCATCAAGCAGTTTCCCACGGTATCCATCATAGATGTGGGCACCATGATTAAACAGTTGCGACAGATAATCGATCAGGTCTCTTTGTCCCTCACCTTAGTGCTTGTGCTGGTGGTGTTGGCCAGTAGCCTAGTCATGATAGCGCAAACCGAGGCGGGTATGGCGAGCAGGCAAAGAGAGCTGGCCGTGTTACGAACCTTCGGGGCTTCAGGCTGGTTATTGAGGATGGCAACCGGACTCGAATTTGCCTTGCTGGGCACCCTAGCCGGATTGCTGGCGGTGATTGTCGCCGAGTTTATTCTATACTTGCTCAAGACTCAGGTGTTCGAGCTAAATGTCTATATGCACTGGCCTTGGTGGGGGCTAGCGCCCTTGTGTGGTGCCGTCACTGTCGCACTCTTAGGTGTGTGGCGTTGCCGACAGTTGCTGAAGAAATCCTGTAGTGAACTACTCAAAGCGGGTTAG